One window from the genome of Chaetodon trifascialis isolate fChaTrf1 chromosome 20, fChaTrf1.hap1, whole genome shotgun sequence encodes:
- the LOC139348770 gene encoding neuropeptide FF receptor 2-like: MTHNLVLNTTLEGLNASSSSKLQENPLTHQNITYVDFYLHKTSVAAVFTVSYLLIFLVCMVGNGVVCFIVLRSKNMRTVTNLFILNLAISDLLVGIFCMPTTLVDNIITGWPFGSVVCKLSGMVQGISVSASVFTLVAIAVDRFRCIVYPFKQKLTITTSKLIIVIIWVLAVSIMCPSGVMLQVTKEQRVRIVLGSNNDTRPFYWCRENWPNQEMRKIYTTVLFANIYLAPLSLIVIMYARICLTLSKTTIPPMRGSGTVSEEGIGNNKPSVEGRHTNSRKKTRVIMMLLVVALLFILSWLPLWTLMMLSDYASLTEHQYRVINIYVYPLAHWLAFFNSSVNPIIYGFFNENFRRGFQAAFKFQLCTADIERQRSHSHRIRGHAVRPVQPAALNRSGSGLVENGKCSCQEGGCLAGRGDIKEQDLIMEDLEKVSQI, from the exons ATGACCCACAATCTAGTTCTCAACACCACCTTGGAGGGCTTGAACGCTTCCAGTTCTTCAAAATTGCAGGAAAATCCTTTGACCCACCAGAACATCACCTATGTTGATTTCTACCTCCACAAAACGTCTGTGGCTGCGGTCTTCACCGTGTCCTACCTGCTCATCTTCCTGGTGTGCATGGTGGGAAACGGCGTGGTGTGTTTCATCGTGCTGCGCAGCAAGAACATGCGCACGGTCACCAACCTGTTCATTCTCAACCTCGCCATCAGTGACCTGCTGGTTGGCATCTTTTGCATGCCAACCACGCTGGTGGACAACATCATAACAG GTTGGCCATTCGGCAGTGTGGTGTGTAAGCTAAGCGGTATGGTTCAAGGCATATCTGTGTCAGCATCTGTGTTCACTCTGGTGGCAATAGCTGTTGACAG GTTCCGCTGCATTGTCTACCCTTTCAAGCAGAAACTGACCATCACCACCTCAAAGCTAATTATCGTCATCATATGGGTCTTGGCTGTTTCCATCATGTGTCCCTCTGGGGTCATGCTCCAGGTCACGAAGGAGCAGAGGGTGCGGATAGTCCTTGGCAGCAACAATGACACCAGACCCTTTTACTGGTGCCGGGAAAATTGGCCCAACCAGGAGATGCGGAAAATCTATACCACCGTCCTCTTTGCTAACATCTACCTCGCTCCTCTCAGCCTTATCGTCATCATGTACGCACGCATCTGCCTCACCCTCTCAAAGACCACCATTCCCCCAATGAGGGGAAGTGGAACTGTGTCTGAGGAAGGCATCGGCAACAACAAACCGAGCGTGGAGGGCCGTCACACCAATTCAAGGAAGAAGACTCGGGTGATAATGATGCTGCTGGTCGTGGCCCTGCTCTTCATCTTATCCTGGCTTCCTCTGTGGACGCTGATGATGCTGAGTGACTACGCCAGCCTGACGGAGCACCAGTATCGTGTCATTAACATCTACGTGTACCCATTGGCTCACTGGTTGGCCTTCTTCAACAGCAGCGTCAACCCCATCATCTACGGGTTCTTCAACGAGAACTTTCGCAGAGGCTTTCAGGCTGCTTTCAAATTCCAGCTGTGCACCGCTGACATTGAGCGCCAGAGGAGCCACTCCCATCGGATCCGGGGCCACGCTGTGCGCCCAGTCCAGCCTGCTGCCCTCAATAGATCAGGCTCAGGGTTAGTGGAGAATGGGAAGTGCTCGTGTCAGGAAGGAGGGTGCTTGGCTGGTAGAGGTGATATCAAAGAACAGGACCTGATCATGGAGGACCTGGAGAAGGTCTCCCAGATTTAG